One window of Marinomonas primoryensis genomic DNA carries:
- a CDS encoding DUF2971 domain-containing protein has protein sequence MDNANSTLLTSIGIPMLYHYTSLEGLLGILNSQSIWASHCEFLNDSSEFHHALSFAKNHSAKIYMGDDYLSAFGWGMRHALERMNKQDIYVSSFSEKPDLLSQWRGYCPQGAGICIGFDKKLIEKYCSEKGYKLSRCLYDHEEQRNHISEMVKSCLQKFPEAKVSRADYDNLDSKGQVNHVIDYQRYALEGQGKPEADAALSEFCNYINECAPIMKDYGFHEEAEWRVVARNPIDEIYHRTAHSHLVPYIKIPVIKHDVNTIKKIIVGPNPSARRCISSIRSLLKSHSLEEVEIANSSIPFSSW, from the coding sequence GTGGATAACGCAAATAGCACACTATTAACTTCTATAGGTATTCCAATGTTATATCACTACACCAGCCTTGAAGGGTTGTTAGGCATACTTAATAGCCAAAGTATTTGGGCGAGTCATTGTGAATTCCTAAATGATTCAAGTGAGTTTCATCATGCTCTCAGTTTTGCTAAAAACCATTCAGCCAAAATTTATATGGGAGATGATTATTTATCTGCATTTGGATGGGGGATGAGGCATGCGTTAGAAAGAATGAACAAGCAAGATATCTATGTTAGTAGTTTTAGTGAAAAGCCAGATTTATTGAGCCAATGGAGGGGGTATTGCCCTCAAGGTGCTGGTATTTGTATAGGCTTTGATAAGAAATTAATAGAGAAATATTGTTCCGAAAAAGGCTATAAACTATCAAGGTGTTTGTATGATCATGAGGAACAACGAAATCATATCTCTGAAATGGTCAAATCATGTTTACAGAAGTTTCCTGAAGCAAAGGTTTCAAGGGCCGACTATGATAACTTGGATTCTAAAGGACAGGTTAATCATGTGATTGACTATCAGCGTTACGCTTTAGAGGGGCAAGGAAAGCCTGAAGCTGATGCGGCATTATCTGAATTTTGTAACTATATCAATGAATGTGCGCCAATTATGAAGGACTACGGATTTCATGAAGAGGCAGAATGGAGAGTGGTTGCGAGGAATCCTATCGATGAAATTTATCACAGAACAGCGCATTCCCACTTAGTTCCTTATATTAAAATTCCTGTTATTAAGCATGATGTAAATACTATAAAAAAAATTATTGTTGGACCAAATCCAAGTGCTAGAAGGTGTATATCATCAATTAGAAGTTTACTTAAATCGCATAGTCTCGAAGAGGTAGAAATTGCAAATTCATCTATTCCATTCAGTAGTTGGTAA
- a CDS encoding homocysteine S-methyltransferase family protein: MSDLTRLKLTILDGGIGRELKRIGAPFSQPLWSAQALIEAPHYVTQAHQNFIQAGAEIITVNSYACVPFHLGEARYQQQGAALARQAAIIAKEAASHTKEDQNKTPQTVLVAGSLPPPLGSYRPDLFEQQSALDILTTLFEAQDDYVDLWLAETIASIEEANAIAHVLKDSTKPCYYAFTLSDEIGETARLRSGESVIDAVEAILTKATLIKERDAIFFNCSIPEVMEQAIRDTTSVLKKHNRQLDIGAYANSFTPISQGHEANLTTQGSRDLSPEEYLVFAKKWHSLGATIIGGCCGIEPSHIKALAEWKNSLGEV, translated from the coding sequence ATGAGCGATTTAACCAGACTAAAATTAACCATACTCGATGGCGGTATTGGACGTGAACTTAAGCGCATTGGCGCGCCTTTTTCGCAACCACTGTGGAGCGCGCAAGCGTTAATAGAAGCGCCCCATTATGTCACTCAAGCGCATCAGAATTTCATACAAGCGGGTGCCGAGATCATCACAGTGAACAGCTATGCCTGTGTGCCTTTTCATCTTGGTGAAGCGCGTTACCAACAACAAGGCGCTGCGCTCGCTCGACAAGCGGCCATCATTGCAAAAGAAGCCGCATCCCATACCAAAGAAGACCAAAACAAGACACCTCAAACTGTACTCGTTGCAGGCTCGCTGCCGCCTCCGCTTGGTTCTTATCGCCCAGACTTATTCGAACAGCAGTCAGCCCTCGATATTTTAACAACGCTATTTGAAGCACAAGATGACTATGTGGACTTATGGCTAGCGGAGACCATTGCAAGCATCGAAGAAGCCAACGCCATCGCCCATGTTTTAAAAGACTCAACCAAGCCTTGTTATTACGCCTTCACCCTGAGCGATGAAATAGGAGAAACGGCAAGATTACGTTCTGGGGAATCCGTCATCGACGCGGTAGAAGCCATCCTGACTAAAGCTACCCTGATAAAAGAAAGAGACGCCATTTTCTTTAACTGCTCCATTCCCGAAGTCATGGAACAAGCCATACGTGACACCACCAGCGTATTAAAAAAACACAATAGACAACTCGATATAGGCGCTTACGCTAACAGCTTTACCCCCATATCGCAGGGCCACGAAGCGAACCTAACGACACAAGGTTCCCGAGACCTATCGCCAGAAGAGTATCTCGTCTTCGCTAAAAAATGGCACAGCCTCGGCGCCACCATCATAGGCGGTTGCTGTGGTATTGAACCCAGCCATATCAAAGCACTAGCGGAATGGAAAAATAGTTTAGGAGAGGTTTAA
- a CDS encoding aggregation factor core, with translation MLNVRLPIVASVWLLAGQLAHANVEVTFVESAPKDLFILHNTSQCALNDLTVHLDLSNSVGRLIFDTTATGAGVEVFQPFEVKKGNLKLISASEVKDGDSTLSLSIENIAANDSVSFTIDVDDTLTQSELGNIRVSGSEISNALIKITTKGQQTSVAMFDNKGKALVSLPSC, from the coding sequence ATGCTCAATGTTCGTTTGCCTATCGTCGCCTCTGTATGGTTACTTGCAGGGCAGCTTGCTCATGCGAATGTTGAAGTCACATTTGTGGAAAGTGCGCCCAAAGACCTATTCATCTTACACAATACCAGCCAATGCGCTTTGAACGATTTAACCGTTCATCTCGATTTATCGAACAGCGTTGGTCGCCTTATTTTTGATACCACAGCAACCGGTGCAGGCGTTGAGGTTTTCCAACCTTTCGAAGTAAAAAAAGGCAATTTGAAACTGATTTCTGCAAGCGAAGTAAAAGACGGAGATTCGACGCTTTCGTTAAGCATTGAAAACATCGCCGCGAACGATTCGGTCAGTTTCACCATTGATGTGGATGACACGCTGACACAAAGTGAACTCGGTAATATTCGTGTATCAGGCTCTGAAATCTCCAACGCCTTAATAAAAATAACCACCAAAGGACAACAGACCTCTGTCGCAATGTTTGATAACAAAGGCAAAGCCTTGGTGTCACTTCCATCTTGTTAA
- a CDS encoding GNAT family N-acetyltransferase: protein MITIEKMTSQHLGEIIALRVGEEQQQFVGAIDDILTIINAQIRPHVIIAGDQVVGFFLIDTIYVQTNDVATLQSLGLRKFFIDKQHQGNGYAKQTLQLLPDYLTATYPNYTDVFLTVNCKNETAKNLYLKSGFQDTNALYLGGPSGPQHVMKQVYNSL from the coding sequence GTGATAACAATAGAAAAAATGACATCTCAGCATTTGGGCGAGATCATTGCACTTAGGGTGGGAGAGGAGCAGCAACAATTCGTGGGTGCGATCGACGATATTCTGACCATTATCAACGCACAAATTCGGCCTCATGTGATTATTGCAGGTGACCAAGTGGTTGGCTTTTTCTTGATCGATACCATTTATGTACAAACTAATGATGTCGCCACACTGCAGAGCCTTGGTTTACGCAAATTCTTTATCGACAAACAACACCAAGGGAACGGCTACGCCAAGCAGACACTTCAGCTATTGCCAGATTACCTAACTGCCACTTACCCAAATTACACTGATGTTTTTTTAACCGTGAACTGTAAAAACGAAACGGCCAAAAATCTCTATTTAAAAAGCGGTTTTCAAGATACTAACGCACTATACCTCGGCGGCCCTTCCGGTCCGCAGCACGTGATGAAGCAGGTGTATAACAGTTTGTAA
- a CDS encoding DUF2867 domain-containing protein, giving the protein MKKVTITTLPLQSALNDRVKPTDFMDCYSVESDLSPREAAEIITNFPAWARFLVKIRNVVTAPFGLSSDGPPAIDKVGLFPVESESHYELIAGFNDKHLDFRVSVISENGRVFLATWVHTNNIGGQIYLKAILPFHILISRNALARVRAINKDTCR; this is encoded by the coding sequence ATGAAAAAAGTAACGATCACTACTCTGCCATTACAAAGTGCTCTAAATGATCGAGTGAAGCCAACAGACTTCATGGATTGTTATTCTGTTGAATCCGATCTCTCACCACGTGAGGCCGCAGAGATCATCACTAACTTTCCAGCATGGGCACGTTTTCTTGTCAAAATAAGGAACGTTGTGACCGCACCGTTTGGCCTTTCAAGCGATGGTCCACCAGCCATAGATAAAGTAGGCTTGTTTCCCGTTGAATCTGAAAGTCATTATGAGCTTATCGCTGGATTTAACGATAAACATTTGGACTTTAGAGTGTCTGTTATTTCTGAGAATGGACGCGTCTTCTTAGCAACGTGGGTACATACAAATAATATCGGCGGACAAATTTACCTTAAGGCCATCCTTCCATTTCACATTCTAATTTCTCGCAATGCGTTAGCGCGTGTCCGCGCCATCAATAAAGATACATGTCGCTAG
- a CDS encoding DUF1330 domain-containing protein: protein MTSLVIVDLTPIDKTKLSEYSALAAETLKPFNGHFIAKGGIETLHGETAHPMKAVIEFPDKESAINWYNSAAYQAIIPLREQGMHSQFHLV from the coding sequence ATGACAAGCTTAGTAATCGTTGACCTAACACCCATTGATAAAACAAAACTCTCAGAATACAGCGCCTTAGCGGCTGAAACACTTAAACCTTTTAACGGTCACTTCATTGCCAAAGGCGGAATAGAGACATTGCATGGCGAAACGGCTCACCCGATGAAAGCTGTCATAGAGTTTCCTGATAAAGAAAGTGCTATTAATTGGTACAACAGCGCAGCCTACCAAGCCATTATTCCATTACGTGAGCAAGGCATGCACAGCCAGTTTCATCTAGTATAA
- a CDS encoding LysR family transcriptional regulator, whose product MNSVKLAPLLLIFVEVANKRSFTAAAKKLGMSKSAISQQIKRLEESTGQQLLIRNTRGVVLTAVGETLLARSELLSEQLSMTLTELDSAKDQPSGDFKVSVPPFFETDIVIPALKQLSVEFPKLIPEVVVTEKWQDLIEHNLDAAIFGGDIKDCNYRALSVGEVSEIFCASPRYIKQRGGLKAIEQLTEHKFIATAWHRDKLELFDNQQMNRRLVAVKHCAKVNTLVTGREAVLNDMGIALLPEFLVQSDLAEERLIRVLPEVRGRAWHFYFLHQYKGEKPIHVTRFYQLYCHYFAKASR is encoded by the coding sequence ATGAACAGTGTGAAATTGGCCCCACTATTGTTGATTTTTGTTGAGGTGGCAAATAAGCGCTCTTTTACGGCGGCCGCTAAAAAATTAGGCATGAGTAAATCCGCTATTAGCCAACAAATAAAACGTCTAGAAGAATCGACAGGGCAGCAGTTATTAATACGTAATACACGAGGGGTCGTATTGACCGCTGTGGGTGAAACCTTACTCGCGCGCAGTGAATTGTTGAGTGAGCAACTAAGCATGACCTTAACGGAACTGGACAGCGCCAAAGATCAACCCAGTGGTGACTTTAAAGTGTCTGTACCGCCATTTTTTGAAACAGATATTGTGATTCCTGCATTGAAACAACTCAGTGTAGAGTTTCCAAAGCTGATCCCTGAAGTGGTTGTGACTGAGAAATGGCAAGATCTCATAGAGCATAATTTAGACGCCGCGATTTTTGGCGGTGATATAAAAGACTGTAATTATCGTGCGTTATCCGTAGGTGAGGTATCAGAAATATTCTGTGCTTCACCTCGTTATATTAAACAACGCGGTGGCCTTAAGGCGATCGAACAGTTAACTGAACATAAGTTTATTGCAACCGCTTGGCACCGCGATAAATTAGAATTATTCGATAATCAGCAAATGAATAGGCGGCTGGTTGCAGTAAAACACTGTGCGAAAGTGAATACCCTTGTAACAGGCCGAGAGGCTGTTTTGAACGATATGGGAATCGCATTACTTCCAGAATTTTTAGTGCAGTCGGACCTCGCTGAAGAGCGGCTGATTAGAGTGTTGCCTGAGGTTCGCGGGAGGGCGTGGCACTTTTATTTCTTACACCAATATAAAGGTGAAAAACCAATACACGTTACTCGTTTTTATCAGTTGTATTGCCATTATTTTGCTAAGGCCAGCAGATAA
- a CDS encoding helix-turn-helix transcriptional regulator gives MNRANTNKHLDRLDQLTAILKSEGAITALSLATELGVSTRTLFRDIALLRERGLPIDADKGRGGGIQLHRSWGVGRLTLENQEVIDLLLSLAIAESMNSHLFMTSLSSIKHKLMASFSAQQKDKLRTLRQRIHIGESASPHVLASYNDNLKEAKIETQSPLYSAFLFSKVVSIDYKDFHNVRTTRNIEPHYLYLSYPAWYVLAWDTLRKDFRIFRCDRIENAILTEQNFDLRPLSDFNVVLTERNVRTL, from the coding sequence ATGAACAGAGCAAACACCAACAAACACCTTGATCGACTGGATCAACTCACCGCCATTTTGAAATCAGAAGGCGCGATCACGGCCCTGTCTCTTGCCACTGAGTTAGGCGTCAGCACTCGAACCCTCTTTAGAGACATAGCTCTCTTACGTGAGCGTGGTTTACCGATTGATGCGGACAAAGGCCGTGGCGGCGGTATACAGCTTCACAGAAGTTGGGGGGTGGGACGTTTAACCCTAGAAAACCAAGAAGTGATTGATTTGTTGCTCAGCCTCGCCATTGCAGAGAGCATGAACTCTCATTTGTTCATGACCAGCTTATCGTCAATCAAGCACAAACTGATGGCGTCGTTCTCCGCTCAACAAAAAGACAAACTTCGCACCTTACGACAACGTATTCATATAGGTGAATCTGCGTCACCTCACGTGCTAGCGTCTTACAATGACAATCTCAAGGAAGCAAAAATAGAAACGCAAAGCCCACTGTACTCTGCTTTTTTGTTTTCTAAAGTGGTTTCCATTGATTACAAAGACTTCCACAACGTTAGAACAACACGAAACATAGAACCCCATTATTTGTACCTCAGCTATCCTGCTTGGTATGTTTTAGCGTGGGATACGTTACGTAAAGACTTCCGTATCTTTCGTTGTGATCGAATAGAAAACGCCATATTAACAGAACAGAATTTTGACTTGAGACCATTAAGTGATTTCAATGTTGTACTGACAGAGCGAAATGTGAGAACGCTTTAA
- a CDS encoding GyrI-like domain-containing protein, whose product MQSIQMKEATCEEMQILGLSVRTNNADEMKAETAKIGSLHGTFNQKIAVNYANGAHLFGVYYSYESDHTGDFSVLVGSEESVLTMTPEENKASLDTVVLSAGKYLVFSGTGEMPQVVINVWGDIWRYFSGESSQGKSKYQRAFTTDFERYTSANSVDVYIAIL is encoded by the coding sequence ATGCAATCGATACAGATGAAAGAAGCAACGTGCGAAGAAATGCAAATTTTGGGTTTGAGTGTTCGTACGAATAATGCTGATGAAATGAAAGCGGAGACAGCAAAAATTGGGAGCTTACATGGTACGTTTAATCAGAAAATCGCGGTGAATTATGCAAACGGCGCGCACCTTTTCGGTGTGTATTATAGCTATGAATCGGACCATACTGGCGATTTTTCGGTATTAGTCGGCTCAGAAGAAAGCGTGCTCACAATGACACCTGAAGAAAACAAGGCCAGTCTAGACACTGTAGTGCTATCCGCGGGTAAGTACTTAGTATTTTCAGGCACAGGTGAAATGCCACAAGTCGTAATCAATGTTTGGGGCGATATTTGGCGTTACTTTTCAGGGGAATCATCCCAAGGGAAGTCTAAGTATCAACGTGCGTTTACAACGGATTTTGAACGTTACACCAGCGCTAATAGCGTGGATGTATACATCGCGATTCTATAA
- a CDS encoding GFA family protein produces the protein MSQLTSPTASCLCQGVTIHAKNINPKFTVCHCGSCRKWGGGPLFMLHCGADVTFEGEDLIKEYDSSPWATRAFCLECGTHLFSRFKKAGVYNIPVGLFPKTENLEMDMQYFIDLKPEYYCFSNDTPAMTEAEIKVHFAAEV, from the coding sequence ATGAGCCAGTTAACCAGCCCGACAGCCAGTTGTTTATGCCAAGGCGTGACCATTCATGCAAAAAACATCAACCCTAAATTTACGGTTTGCCATTGTGGCTCTTGTCGAAAGTGGGGTGGAGGGCCTTTGTTTATGTTGCACTGTGGTGCTGATGTAACCTTTGAAGGTGAGGACTTGATTAAAGAATACGATTCTTCACCTTGGGCAACACGGGCTTTTTGCTTGGAATGCGGCACACATTTATTCAGTCGATTTAAAAAAGCCGGCGTCTACAATATTCCTGTTGGCCTGTTTCCAAAAACGGAGAACTTAGAAATGGATATGCAGTATTTTATTGATCTTAAGCCTGAGTATTATTGCTTCTCGAATGACACGCCAGCCATGACCGAAGCCGAGATCAAGGTTCACTTCGCGGCAGAGGTATAA
- a CDS encoding MBL fold metallo-hydrolase, translating into MFVIKLVLSLLVLFGIAIYVINLTLVAKPSAVAGIESTHYQENKFRNAAPRTPMPFSETAALWLRFFTEKKVGTTPDITIPVQTVSQADLNTLSNDTLHIVKLGHSSILLKVYGEYWLIDPVFSDRASPFNFMGPQRFHQPPISLDDLPPIDKVLISHNHYDHLDKASVKILLSKTKQFFVPTGVDGDLISWGVDADKITTFDWWQEEETSQGTVAFTPTQHFSGRGMGDGNSTLWGSWVIKTPLQSLYFSGDSGYFAGFKEIGDKYGPFDITMVETGAYDNDWADIHMTPEESVQAHIDLKGKIMMPIHNGTFDLAFHTWHDPFDRVVAESERREVVLSTPEFGQIFSITDPAITSHWWKAE; encoded by the coding sequence ATGTTTGTCATTAAATTGGTTTTGTCTCTCCTTGTTCTATTTGGCATTGCCATTTATGTCATCAATTTGACTCTCGTTGCCAAACCTAGCGCGGTCGCTGGCATTGAATCGACGCATTACCAAGAAAACAAGTTTCGTAATGCGGCGCCCCGGACACCTATGCCTTTTTCAGAAACAGCGGCGTTATGGTTGCGTTTTTTTACTGAGAAAAAAGTGGGCACCACGCCAGATATCACTATTCCCGTACAAACGGTGAGCCAAGCCGATTTAAACACGCTGAGTAACGACACACTGCACATAGTAAAGCTTGGCCATTCTTCTATTTTACTGAAAGTGTACGGCGAATATTGGCTGATCGATCCGGTTTTTTCTGATCGCGCCTCGCCCTTCAACTTTATGGGTCCACAGCGCTTCCACCAGCCGCCGATTTCCTTAGACGATTTACCGCCGATCGATAAAGTGCTGATTTCACACAATCACTATGACCATTTGGATAAAGCCAGCGTCAAAATATTATTAAGCAAAACCAAGCAGTTTTTTGTGCCAACGGGCGTAGATGGCGATCTCATTTCATGGGGCGTAGACGCGGATAAAATCACCACGTTCGATTGGTGGCAAGAAGAAGAAACCAGCCAAGGTACAGTGGCGTTCACACCGACACAGCACTTTTCAGGCCGTGGAATGGGCGATGGAAATTCGACATTGTGGGGCTCTTGGGTCATTAAAACACCGCTGCAAAGCCTCTATTTTAGTGGCGACTCAGGTTACTTTGCAGGCTTTAAAGAGATTGGGGACAAGTACGGGCCATTTGATATCACCATGGTAGAAACCGGTGCTTACGACAACGATTGGGCCGACATACACATGACACCAGAAGAAAGTGTTCAAGCGCATATCGATTTGAAAGGAAAGATCATGATGCCAATTCATAACGGCACGTTCGATCTAGCTTTTCATACCTGGCACGACCCATTTGATCGGGTGGTTGCCGAATCAGAGCGCCGCGAAGTGGTCTTGAGTACACCAGAGTTTGGTCAAATCTTTAGCATTACCGACCCAGCCATTACGAGCCACTGGTGGAAGGCAGAATAA
- a CDS encoding HalD/BesD family halogenase → MSLSDLMNKAAYPIESSDFRAECKKTLAENGALVLPNFLNEKTIQAIIEEGKAKKSLAWFTQSTHNVYLTHVDPDYDSEHARNKQISSSKGCITDDQIDPISPLRQLYDAPLFRAFLANVLDEEALYNYADSLSSINLHYASKGQELGWHFDNSSFAITLLIQKPESGGVFEYIENMRDADAGEMNYNGVSEVLAGQKKVKELAIEPGALVLFRGRNAIHRVTPTQGDTTRMLAVLAYNSQPGIALSEAASKTFYGRVN, encoded by the coding sequence ATGTCATTATCAGATCTGATGAATAAAGCCGCCTACCCTATTGAAAGTAGTGACTTTAGAGCCGAGTGTAAAAAGACACTGGCAGAAAATGGCGCGCTGGTTTTGCCAAATTTTCTGAATGAAAAAACCATTCAAGCCATTATAGAAGAAGGGAAAGCCAAGAAAAGTCTCGCTTGGTTTACTCAATCAACTCATAACGTTTACTTAACCCATGTCGATCCAGATTACGACTCGGAACACGCGAGAAACAAACAAATCAGTTCATCTAAAGGCTGTATTACCGATGATCAAATCGACCCAATATCGCCACTGAGACAGCTTTATGATGCGCCTTTGTTTCGGGCGTTTCTTGCCAACGTGTTAGACGAAGAGGCGCTTTATAACTACGCCGACTCTCTTTCTTCTATCAATTTGCACTACGCCAGTAAGGGACAAGAACTCGGTTGGCATTTCGATAATTCGTCTTTTGCCATTACCTTGTTAATTCAAAAACCTGAGTCTGGCGGTGTGTTTGAATACATTGAAAATATGCGTGACGCCGACGCGGGCGAAATGAATTATAACGGTGTGAGTGAGGTTCTTGCGGGGCAAAAAAAGGTCAAGGAATTGGCGATCGAACCGGGTGCCTTGGTGCTATTTCGAGGTCGAAACGCCATTCACCGAGTCACGCCAACGCAAGGTGATACCACGCGTATGCTGGCCGTGCTGGCGTACAACTCACAGCCTGGCATTGCTCTCTCCGAAGCAGCAAGCAAAACCTTTTATGGTCGGGTGAATTAA
- a CDS encoding LysR substrate-binding domain-containing protein, whose translation MLKLPNLNSLITFINAAQTGNFAKTAKALCITPAAVSQQIKQLESHLDATLFERSKLGVELTQAGHQYLYFANQAIESLQRGQASLDQLKPQSIFTLHTLPSVASLWLMPKVLQIMEKHPDLEIRVEASHSTVDFSLSRCDASISFGKQDTSLNHDFLFQDDVHLVASPSLINGIAQGDLDALLEKPMIHIDWGDDNAFLPNWQDWLTAASYHNRQPNKGPQFNLSSMAIDAAIQGKGLLLGQGLFIQNALKTGQLVSLSDITLPLRKAYYLTYPDRTRNKAAAMGLIEQLKNEEG comes from the coding sequence ATGTTGAAATTGCCCAATTTAAACAGCTTGATCACCTTTATCAATGCGGCCCAAACCGGCAACTTTGCGAAAACCGCGAAGGCATTGTGCATAACGCCAGCCGCCGTCAGCCAACAAATAAAACAGCTAGAATCTCACCTAGACGCAACGCTGTTTGAACGCTCAAAACTAGGTGTGGAATTGACTCAAGCGGGTCATCAATACCTGTATTTTGCCAATCAAGCGATCGAAAGCCTGCAACGTGGACAAGCCAGTTTAGACCAATTAAAACCGCAATCTATTTTCACCTTACACACACTGCCATCGGTGGCGAGCTTGTGGCTAATGCCCAAAGTGCTGCAAATAATGGAAAAGCATCCAGACCTAGAAATTCGCGTAGAAGCGAGCCATTCCACGGTGGATTTCAGCCTGAGCCGATGTGACGCGTCTATTAGCTTTGGTAAACAAGATACGTCCCTAAACCACGACTTCCTTTTCCAAGACGACGTACACCTAGTCGCCAGTCCTTCTTTGATTAACGGAATAGCGCAGGGTGATTTAGATGCATTGCTTGAAAAACCAATGATTCATATTGATTGGGGAGACGACAACGCGTTTTTACCCAACTGGCAAGATTGGCTAACCGCCGCGAGTTACCATAATCGACAACCCAACAAAGGCCCACAATTTAACCTTTCCAGCATGGCCATCGACGCCGCCATACAAGGCAAAGGCCTACTTCTCGGCCAAGGACTCTTCATCCAAAACGCGTTGAAAACGGGTCAGCTCGTGTCACTCAGCGACATAACCTTGCCACTAAGAAAAGCCTACTACCTGACTTATCCAGACCGAACTAGAAATAAAGCGGCAGCGATGGGGCTGATAGAGCAATTGAAAAATGAAGAGGGTTGA